The following DNA comes from Verrucomicrobiia bacterium.
ACCTTTCAGGCTCCATGAGCCAATCAGGCTACGACGACGATGATGACTATTACGATGACGGTGAATATGACAATGAGAAGCCACCAGAGAAGAAACACCTCAGGAAAGTTGATGAGGCATTACGTGCGGTAGCCCTACTCTCTGAAGTACTTGAGCGCCTGGGTGTCCCGTTTGAGGTCACGGGCTACCAAAACATAGCCTTCACCCTTAAGTCATTTGAAACAGAGTTAGATGACAACTCAAGGACAAGCCTCGGCTCAATACCGCTTGAGGTCGAAAGTGAGAACCCAGGCGGCAACAACAGGTCGGGCAGCAATAACGATGGCCCCTGTCTCATGACGGCAGCCGCATCGCTGGCAGCCCAACAAAACAAAAAGAAGTTCCTCCTTGTCCTCTCAGACGGGTTGCCAACCGGTGGAGGGACCATAAATGGGGAGCGCCTCGATCCATACCAAGCACTGACGCAGGCTGTGGCCCACATCAGCAGCCAAGAAGATATCCACTTGGTTGGCATTGGCGTAGGAGAAGGAACTGACCACGTCGCTAATTACTACCCTACTGCCCTTCCCAATATCCGCGCAGAAGTATTGGCGGAGCAGCTTGGCGCACTCCTGGAAGACATTATTCTCCGGCCAGAAGCATACTAACGAAAAAAGCCCCCCACACGGGGAGGGCTAGAAATGTTTGTGAGTTTGGGTTCTCCACCGGATTGGCTACCAGAGTGCACCATGGCTAGGTGCGGGGAAAACCCTACGAGTGACAAGGGCGGGATATTCGCATCCCGCACAACAGAACTTGATTATTAAATCAAATTTTGATGATGAGATACTAACATCTTTTCGCCAAAATGTCAAGAAGCTATGGAGCGTGGCTTTTTCGAAAGCTGACGTTACCCATGGAGGGTACTATTCTCCGGCCAGAAGCGTACCAAAGAAAAAAGCCTCCTTATTTAAGGAGGCTGTGAATTCGGACTTATGTTCAGTCTTCCACCGGATTGGCTACCAGAGTGCACCATGGCTAGGCGCGGGAACACTTACGATGACGAGACGAGATGTGGGCCATCTCTTACATACCACATTTTGATGATGGGATAGTAACACGTTTTCGCTAAAATGTCAATGGGTTATGGGGTTTTTAGCTATCCTCAGGGATTAACCCTACCTGTAGAGAGGTAAAAACTTTTCGCTCAGAGGCGGCGCCTGCTACACTAAAGCTACATATGGATGAAACATTGAAGGAAAAATTGCAGGATTACCTAGAGGGGCTTTCCTCAATCCACCTCGCCGACCATGTCGCCTTGGGAGCGGTTGTCTTCCCTGGCCACTTCCGACCAGAAGTGAACAGCAACGTTCGTGAAGCAGGCATCCCTGTAGAAGAACTGAACCATTTCGACCATTCCTTCTCCAGGCCGGTTGTTGAGTCGGCACTTAGGCAAGGCGAAGCCATTGCCCTTAATTGCTCCAGTGAGCCCCAAGCCTCCTTCCTGTCATTTCTTCGCTCAAACCTAGATACTGTCACAGCCCAGTTCAACGGTACCGTACTTCTCCTCCTTTCGGATGAGCAGTATGCCCACCTTCCCCTGCAGGAAGAACTTACATCCGTCTGTTCCCTCGCATGAGTACAGGCAACTTTGAACGCCCTTCTCTGCCATCTGCAGAAATTGAGCCAACCCAGCGGTTTGAAAAGCCACACGTACTTCAAGACGTGACGTTTGAAGTACGTCCCAAAGGAGCGAACAAGTTTGAGTACCGAAGCAGTTCTCCAGACAGGAAACTGGTTGTCCTCTCCCTAGACAGCGACCCGCCCGTTACTGGCATGATTTATGACGTGGAGGTCATAGACGACAGTGCACCGGACAACCCAATGGGAGGGAAATATACGGTACGGCTGTACTTTGGCAGTGGGGAAGAATTGGACGGACAAGAACTCCCCTTACCCTTAGTTGAGAACCAAACTGAGCAGCAACCCCGCAAGCCCCGCCCACTAGAGGTTAGCCCAGACGGTGAGACGCTCTATGTCCTCTCCACCGAGATACCGTACAACCAAGAGGGCGGCACCCGGGTGCCGTCTCGGGAGCGCTTCACCCACTTCATGTTAGATGAGCGGACACTTCGTACAATCGAGAAGGTCGCCACCGCAGTAGAACTGCAGCAACCATGTCTCCTGGAAGGTGAGACTGCTGCGTCTAAGACCAGCTCCATCGAGTACCTGGCCATGGCGTCAAACCATAATGTCATCCGCGTCAACCTTAATGGCCAGACAGACACCTCCGAACTTATTGGTAAGTTTGTACCGAACGACGGCAGGCTTGAGATAGAGTTTTCCCAAGCACTAGCGAGTGAGCATCTCATTGGTGACGAATCACGTGCCATTATTACTGCCGCCCAGGAAGATGGTCGCGCACTTACGCTCTTGGAATGTCAGAAAATCGCCCATAACGAGCAGATTGAGATCCCAGAATGGCGCTGGAAAGACGGTGTAGTGCCGGAAGCTATGAGATCTGGCGCCTGGCTCATCTTAGATGAGATCAACCTTGCGGAACCTCAAATCCTAGAGCGCCTGAACTCCGTACTTGAAAAAGACCCTTCGCTTTTTCTTTCAGAAAATGGCGGCGCAACTATCGGCCCAGAAGGAGATCTACCAACGCACGAGAATTTCCGCATTTTTGGCACCATGAACCCTGCTAGCTATGCGGGGCGTTCAGCCATGTCTCCTGCCTATAAAGACCGCTGGACCAGCTACATGTACGTTCCTTCCCCTGGCGAGGGTGACTACCTGGATATGATGAAGCTGCTTGTCTACGGTATCCAGCCGCAGGTCACCATAGACGGCACTGCTTACAAAGAAGATGACCGAGAGCCAGAGTATCCCCAGTTGTCGGAAATTGAGAATCTCCCTATTTTTCTAGCCCGACTAGCCAAGTTCCAGATAACAATCGAGGAGATGGCACGCGTGGGAACCATAGGTCGCACACGCAAGGAAAAGTACGTATTCACTCGCCGCGGGTTGCTAGAGATGCTCAATTACGCCGAGAACAAGAGCTTACTTGATCGCTCCAGTGGTAAGCGCGTGACAGTAGCCGACGACCCTCAGCGCATCCTCTCCAAAGCGGTTACGTACTACTTCTTGGATAAAATCACTGATTCGGATGACCGGAAGAAGGTGCAGGACCAGCTTGATGCAATTGGCCTCCTTTCCAATAGTTGGCT
Coding sequences within:
- a CDS encoding AAA family ATPase, yielding MSTGNFERPSLPSAEIEPTQRFEKPHVLQDVTFEVRPKGANKFEYRSSSPDRKLVVLSLDSDPPVTGMIYDVEVIDDSAPDNPMGGKYTVRLYFGSGEELDGQELPLPLVENQTEQQPRKPRPLEVSPDGETLYVLSTEIPYNQEGGTRVPSRERFTHFMLDERTLRTIEKVATAVELQQPCLLEGETAASKTSSIEYLAMASNHNVIRVNLNGQTDTSELIGKFVPNDGRLEIEFSQALASEHLIGDESRAIITAAQEDGRALTLLECQKIAHNEQIEIPEWRWKDGVVPEAMRSGAWLILDEINLAEPQILERLNSVLEKDPSLFLSENGGATIGPEGDLPTHENFRIFGTMNPASYAGRSAMSPAYKDRWTSYMYVPSPGEGDYLDMMKLLVYGIQPQVTIDGTAYKEDDREPEYPQLSEIENLPIFLARLAKFQITIEEMARVGTIGRTRKEKYVFTRRGLLEMLNYAENKSLLDRSSGKRVTVADDPQRILSKAVTYYFLDKITDSDDRKKVQDQLDAIGLLSNSWL